CCGGTGTCTGGTCGTAGCCATCAAGATGCACTTTATAGCTGGTACCGCCAATCTTGTGGCCCTCCAGCAGTTGCTGCTTGATATCAGGCTGCCCGAGCTGGGCCATGATTGTCGGAATCCAGTCTTCCATAGTCATCAACTCGCCGGTGGTAGTGTCTTCGGGAATCACCCCCGGCCACTTAACCACCATCGGCACCTTGAACCCGCCCTCGTAACCGCCTACACCTTTCTCACCGCGGAAGGGCTGGTTGCCACCGTCAGGCCAACTGTTCGATGCAGCGCCATTATCGGTGGAAAACATCACCATGGTGTTATCAGCGACACCGAGTTCGTCGAGCAAATCGAGCAGCACGCCGACATCATCATCCATTTCCTTCATGCCGTCGGCGTAAAGCCCATGACCGGTCGCCCCATCGTATTCTTCACTGAGATTGGTGCGATAGTGCATGCGGGTTGTGTTGTGCCAGACAAAGAACGGTTTGCCGGCCGCAACAGCATCACGGATGAAGCGGACGGATTCTTCAAGCACCTCCTGGTCAAGCGTGCGTTGACGTTCCCGACCGAAATTGCCCAGATCCTCGATCTCCTGGCTGCCATCGTCGGTGGCGCGGGAATGTATAACCCCACGTTGGGCAAAGCCCGCCTTCTCGACGGCTTCGGTCGGGTAATCATCCTGCTCGACGTACTCTCCGGCGTTAAGGTGGTAGAGGATGCCGTAGAACTCGTCGAAGCCGTGATTGGTGGGCAGGTGTTCATCCCGGTCACCGAGATGGTTCTTGCCGAACTGGCCGGTGGCGTAGCCGAGGGGTTTTAACATTTCCGCGAGGGTTGGATCTTCCTCCTGCAAGCCGATGGGTGAGCCGGGAAGGCCGACGGTTGCCAACCCCACCCGTAGGGGATATTGACCGGTAATAAACGCGGCGCGCCCGGCTGTGCAAGAAGCTTGGGCATAGTGATCCATGAAGGTCATGCCCTGTTCCGCGATACGATCGATATTGGGCGTATCGCCCCCCCATCATGCCGCGATGGTAGGCACTGATATTCCACATCCCCACATCGTCGCCCCATATCACGAGGATATTGGGTTTTTCCGATTGTGCATGGAGATTGAAGCTCAGGCCAAGCAGGGCCAGAGCGAAAACTCGAAGGGCTGGATACATACCGGCTCGCTCCCTGTTCTTTGACGGAGTACGTCCTGTAAAACCGGAAATCGAAGCCTGACGGGACTGTTTAAAAATTAGTCGAAATAGCAGTGAGAATCAAAAAAACCGCAACTGCAGCGAGCATCCAGTCGAAAGCTTGGTTTCGAACTGAGGAAGTCCCAAAAAAACACTGCGTGCAGGAACCGCTCGTATTCAGGCCACCTCGGCCTGTACTTAGGTGAGGTGGCCCCCGAGGCGTTCTACTGCAGCTTTAGCGGCGCCCCGGCTTTCCGCCGATCTTCCTGCCACTCCTCCAGCGTTCGTGCGGCATCGCTGCCATCGATCGTCGCGAGGATCTCATAGAAGTCACTGTTGTACTCGTCGGCTAATACCTGATCACGGGGTTTCATGCGGACGACGTAGACGGACTGGACATTTTGATGGTCGAAGGCGCGCCACTCCTGGGTGTCCTTGAGCAACGAATAGCGATGGCCTTCCAGCGCCTGAATGACATCGGCCGTCCTGGTTGTGCCTGCCCGCTCAACGGCGTCGCGGTACTGGTAGACGATGCTGTAGGCCGATGCCGCTGCCGAAGAAGGGCGCATATCGTAGCTTTTCGAGAAATTCTCCACGAAGTCGATGCCCGGCTGATAGCCCTTCTCGTAAGGCAGTTCCCAGAACCAGGGCGCCGCACCAATGATACCCTGCATCAATGCCGGACCGATCTGGATCGCCGTGCCCAGGCTGGTGTTGGGCCAGATGATGTCCATTTTCTCCTTCAGCCCCATCTCGTGAATGATATTGACCGCACGCACCATGTCTCCGCCGCCGAGAACCAGTACCAGCACGTTGGCCTCACTGGCTTCTGCCGCTTCGAGGGCCTTATAGAAGTCCTGCGTACGGGCATTGGGAAATGGTGTGCGCGCTACGGGGTGCCTTTCGGTATCTTCGGTTCCCGATTTTGTGCGAAGTGATTCTTCTACCGAATAGCCCCACGTGTAGTCTGCGGTGATATAGAAAAAGCGCTTATCCTGATACTCGCTGGCAAGGTACTGGCCAAGTGCGCTGGCCGTCATCCAGGCGTTATAGGACTCCCTGAACATATGGGTGTGGCCGGCTTTGCCCGTGGTCGCGTTGGCGTAGGTCAGGGTGCCGAAATAGATACGATCCCTCTCTTTTGCCGCTTTGCCGGAAGCGATAGCGACGGCGGAGGATACGCCACCGAAGATCATCTGCACATTTTCTTTCTCGATCATATCCACGACATTCTGGGCTCCACGATCCGGCTTGAGGCGAGTGTTGCGGATCACCAGTTCCAACGGCCGGCCCAATACGCCGCCTTGGGCGTTTATCTCCTCGACGGCGAGGAATGCACCAAGCCGTTGTTGCAAACCCAGGTACTGGTAGCGTCCGGATTCCGGGTAGTTCAGGCCGATCTTGATAGGAGAGGCAGCACTGGCGATTTGCAGGGAGAAGAGCAGAGCCAGGCATAGAAGGAGGCGGTAAGTCATCGGTTTACATCGTCCTTTTTGTGATTGTGGTTATTGGTTATTCCATTGGAGCGGCTTTACGCCGTCCCTGTGACGATTCCACCGGCCATTGCACGAAAGCTAGGTTGCCCTATCCGCCGTCATTCCGAAGGTGATGCGACGTGCTGGCGGGTGAAGGCAAATCGGAAATCCGGAGGTACTTCACCGTGAGCGATACAGTCAATCACCGAATGAAATTTAGCGGGGTTTTATCCTTCAAAGGCAGAATGGTAGTTTGTTTTTGGATTTATATAATCGCACAGCAAAATAAAGTTTTGCTCTGAAGTCGCGTGTTGGCAAACGCAAGGGGCTGGAATTTTGTTGCTTCATGGTTACGAAACGTGAAATCAGGTAAAACTCGGCGGTTTGTCGTTTACCTGAGCTGTTGACGTTTCAGGCCCTGGACCAGGCACAATAAGGGCTATCGACCCACCATATTTGTGGCGATCATTGCCAGGGAGATGGACCATGACTGATGCTCAACACGACCACCCGCACGCTATTTCCATCGAACCGAGTACCCATCGAGTCACCGTCATTGTCGCCGGCCTGGTGATTGCCGATTCGGCGCAGGCCAAGGTGTTGCATGAAAAGGGGTTGGACGATGTGCTCTACATACCGCGCATGGATGTGGTGATGACCGAACTGCGCCAGACGGACCATTCGACGCATTGCCCCTTCAAGGGCGATGCCACTTACTTCAGCATTCCTGCCGGGGGGGAGCGGTCGGAGATGTGCAAACCGGCAACATAGGTAACACCTCAAGCCGGGAACATGGGTTACACAAGTTACGGTATGGGCAAGGAGGACGCGCCCATGCCCTGGAAAGAGACTTGTGTAATGGATCTGAAGATGCAGTTGATCGCGGCCTGGCTGCAGGGCGGGCACGGTGTAAGCGATCTGGCCCGCGGCTACGGCATTAGCCGCAAGACGGCTTACAAGTGGATCAGGCGCTACCAGGAGGAAGGTGCCGGTGGGCTGCAGGAGCGCTCCCGAGCGCCGCACTATTGCCCACATGCAGTGACGGAGGACGTGGCTGAACAGATT
The window above is part of the Marinobacter nanhaiticus D15-8W genome. Proteins encoded here:
- a CDS encoding DUF427 domain-containing protein — encoded protein: MTDAQHDHPHAISIEPSTHRVTVIVAGLVIADSAQAKVLHEKGLDDVLYIPRMDVVMTELRQTDHSTHCPFKGDATYFSIPAGGERSEMCKPAT
- a CDS encoding sulfatase-like hydrolase/transferase, which codes for MTFMDHYAQASCTAGRAAFITGQYPLRVGLATVGLPGSPIGLQEEDPTLAEMLKPLGYATGQFGKNHLGDRDEHLPTNHGFDEFYGILYHLNAGEYVEQDDYPTEAVEKAGFAQRGVIHSRATDDGSQEIEDLGNFGRERQRTLDQEVLEESVRFIRDAVAAGKPFFVWHNTTRMHYRTNLSEEYDGATGHGLYADGMKEMDDDVGVLLDLLDELGVADNTMVMFSTDNGAASNSWPDGGNQPFRGEKGVGGYEGGFKVPMVVKWPGVIPEDTTTGELMTMEDWIPTIMAQLGQPDIKQQLLEGHKIGGTSYKVHLDGYDQTPVLTQSGPSNRKEFFFFTETTFHGLRFGEWKFLFTEQDKWFNGIQNEMITPLITRLDMDPFERFHDARGFDEWQENRSWALSPAMGVVQKFTASFEEYPPRQASFNLDTKAIMQTMMEPNTR
- a CDS encoding ABC transporter substrate-binding protein, with product MTYRLLLCLALLFSLQIASAASPIKIGLNYPESGRYQYLGLQQRLGAFLAVEEINAQGGVLGRPLELVIRNTRLKPDRGAQNVVDMIEKENVQMIFGGVSSAVAIASGKAAKERDRIYFGTLTYANATTGKAGHTHMFRESYNAWMTASALGQYLASEYQDKRFFYITADYTWGYSVEESLRTKSGTEDTERHPVARTPFPNARTQDFYKALEAAEASEANVLVLVLGGGDMVRAVNIIHEMGLKEKMDIIWPNTSLGTAIQIGPALMQGIIGAAPWFWELPYEKGYQPGIDFVENFSKSYDMRPSSAAASAYSIVYQYRDAVERAGTTRTADVIQALEGHRYSLLKDTQEWRAFDHQNVQSVYVVRMKPRDQVLADEYNSDFYEILATIDGSDAARTLEEWQEDRRKAGAPLKLQ